The sequence AATGCAATACCGGGATTATTCccaataaaattaacttttatttaaaagcaaGAGATTttacttagctttttttttcttcaaagtttgATTTTATCCCCTTGAAAAAAAAGTCTCTTCACTTTAAAgtataaaggtttttaaaaatccaattgcaaaatgtattatttttacaacCATCGAAAAGGCATAAAAGAGAACATACTATTTATGGCTGAAGGGTATAGCCAGGCTAATGTCCACAGCCAGAGGGAATCAATAAATAAGAATCTTTTTCATTTCAGTAAGAAATCAGATTGTAAATTTAATGGCTCGATTATAGATACCACCATGTAATTCCTGGTAAGAAGACTTAAGTCAATGAAATCTAATTAGTGTGTCATTTCTCAGCCACTGGTGACTTAAGATGAGGCAGAGCCAAAATGGAAAACAGTCATTTTGTTGTAGGTATAAACACATGAACGATTCAGAAAATTATTCATCTCAGCTGCCATGCAGCATGACATTAACATTAGGATTGATAGTATAGTCTGATCTGCTCAAGGAAAATAATAGTTCTATTATACTTAATGATGTTGGTTTTTATGCAgctcatttcatttttcactagaaaGCCAGTTATGAAAGAGAGCTGGCCTAGGCATCCCGGCCCTGAGTCTTAGGCCCAGTCTCCAACTGGAAAACCTTAGGCTGGTGTTTACacatccctgagcctcagtttcctcatctgcaaagcgGTGTGAATAGTAATCCCTGTGCTGCTTATCTCACAGGGCTATTGTGAGGACCAAATGGATTAGACTGTAAACTGCAAAGTGCTGTCCGCACGTGAGGTCATCTGCTTACTGTCCTCAGCTCTCTTTTGTAGAGGATTTCAATGTATTTCTTTATCATTTGAGTGTGTGTGCGATGGACGGATATGTGTGTGAGTTTGAGAAGCATATCATTCGTGTCCAGTTACTTTGCAAATTTGTGGACATTTGTGATTGGACAGAGGGGTTTGTGCTGTGGCCTAACACTTGCCAGGTGAGGTGTAGGTTATGCCTATATGCAAATTAAACTTCACCTTTCTTGAATATTCAGAAATCTCACTGGTTTCTTCATTTAACTCTTTCCCCCCCATGTTTCTACATTGTCAACTTAAAACCATGAACTgtatacatttagaaaaaatagaacttaatttcttttttttttgtcaaactctgttgtttttatttttttttttttttgtttttttattattatactttaggttttagggtacatgtgcacaatgtgcaggtttgttacatatgtatccatgtgagaACTTAATTTCTTATAAAGAGTTACAATCTGCAGGCTGGAGCCTCTGGCCAAAGCCAAAAGCAAGCACTTCAGATAAAAATGGGAGAGGCTGAGATTTATGCCCAACAAGATGAGCCATACATATACATTTAGTAGGTTATAGGATAATCTTATGAATATTTATGAGAGGCCCTAATGCATGCATAGTCAGTAATCATATATGTTACATGTTAcaacccatgttcactttgggatGGAGACTTAACATTAAAATTTTAGGAAAGGAAGTCTTGAGGCAGTTATCGAGGTGGGGGAATGTTGGGTGTGACTGACCTCTTGCCTTGCCAAAGCTGTAGAATCTGGTTTTTGATGTTTTCTGGGGTCTCTTTACCACAAtgagtctgttttgtttttcctggggGCCTAggggctttatttttattttacatcttcTACATAGCAGTGAACTCCTTCAGATATTTTACTTCTAAATATTCTAAAGTTCAGGAAGAAAAACAGTTTAGAAGAGGCCCTAAAATTCAAAGAATTTGGGGAAAGCTTTGAAATGATACGAAGGATCAACTAATCACACTTTCTTTCCAGTGCTTAGATTCTTCCTGTGACACCCCCAGCCTATATTTGATTACCTCCAGGCACAGAGAACTCACTACTACCTGGAACAGCTCAGTCCATTGCACAGCAGCTCAACGCTCCTGAATGGGCAGTGGAGAGAGGAGAAGCTGCTGGGGTAGAGTCCTGGCCTAATAGTCACTAGGCTCCACCTAGGAGGGGCTTCTGAAATAAGACTCCTATCTACCCCTAAAATTACTGCAGTGGTTATATGGATtactatatatgaaaatattttaacttctaTGAAGTTGTGGCAACATTTAGAGCTGATGGAATTAAGTTACAGTTGCTGGACACAAGAATAGACTAAGGAAAGGGGTTCCTCCTGCCCAATTCTGAAATGAGCAATCCAGGCTGGTGGGACACAGGAACCCAGGTTCCTTTCATTCTATTACTCGCTCATCCCACAAGGCATCGTCCTTGCCTTCGAGGTCAAATCTGGGGCCAGCTCTAGCCACACTCTTGCTGgactcaggaacagaaaagagaataagTCCAGGACATTTTCCTTTAAAGCAAATGATATGGCAGTCGCACACTTCAACTCTGTTCCTGCCCCTATGGCAGAAGCCAGCCACAGGGCAGCCTGGTGTGGCTAGAGCCCCAGAGCTTCAAAGGGAGTTGGTAACGATGAGAAGGGAATGGATGCCATGTGACAGGGATGACATTTGAAAGATTTCCAGAAAGCCAGAATTTCTACTGAGTCCCTTTTAGAGATTTCATCCCCATCACACCACCTTTATAATAAGCTTGAAGAGGACCAGGCCCCCAAAAGAAGAGTGGTACCTTCTTTTCTCAACAATGACCCAATTTTTCTTCTGACCTTACTAACATATACATTTACTCTGTAAAATATAAGGTGTTGAGGTAGGGTGAGTGGAGGGGGCTCTAAATGTTGATTAGGCAATTGGGGAGGAAAAGGAGGTTTTTGCTATAACTTCCATTCTTTAAATCTACAATTCCATGCTCTTTAAAAGCCTTATAATTTTCTGGATCTGGGAGCTGGGCTATTTCAGGGTCACTGGATTTATTTCAGTTGGCACCTGAACTGacttgaaacaagtgtgtgtggaaaAGAGCTATTTTGAGAAGGAATAAACCAAGACTGCCCTGATAGAATATGCAAGCtggtgggtcttgactccttaaaGGATTATGAAATTTATTTGATTGGTCCCAATCTTTATATGACCACCCCAATCAGGAACCTTCCCGTCCCGCCAAAAGGCCCCCTCACGTGCGCTCCCAGTCAGTACCCCATGCAAAGATAAAATAgatgatatttttaaacatggGTCGTGTTCAAAAGAAGCGGAAACTCTGAAGGAGAAACACACTGGGTAGAAGGTTATTCCTGGGGCTCCACCCCCTGCTCCATCAAGTCCTCTGAGCATGAGCTGGGCTCTGAGAAGGAAGAGACAGGAACCAGTTGGTCATGTCCACGTGGCCTCAGAAGCTGAGTACGTGACGGTCACCAGATGCCTAGGCAGGCTCCCTTGAAATGGCAGGGCTGGTGTCCAAAATCCTGCTGGGTCATTGCTATTTACAGGCAGCCTTCCCGGCGTGCGGTGGATATCCCAAGCGGGGCTATTTTTAAGCAGGGCTATGGCCTGCCGTGGGTTAAGCTGGTGTGGACAGAAAGCGAGATGATCTAGCCATCTACTGCAGATGGCCTGATCTTGAACAGAAACGTGACTTATTGTCCCTGGATCCAGGCCCCAGACAAAGACGCTGGAAGGAGGTGCCTCCAGCCCCTGGCTCAGGGCCCGGTCAGCTGCTGGAGCCAGGCAGCTTGAGACATCCTCCTCTCCGACCTTGGCTTGAGGGGTTCATCCTCCAGAGCTCACCAGGACCCCAAGGCTGGTACAcctgagagaagagagaaacaaatcCCTCAACAGATGTGCAATTTCACCTGCTGGCCCTTACCATTCTGAGATCCAGAGCCCTGGCAGAGGAGCCTCCAGGACCAGGCCTGGGGAGCAAGACTGGCTCCGCCTTTTATGTTTCAGAGAAAGGGCAGGTGCTATAAAGGGCCCAGCGCCCAGGGGCCTGCCTTCAAGGGTACAGCTGTGGGGGCCGGTGCGCCCGGAGGTCTGCGCTGGGATTGGCGAGGCCCTCTGGCCCCGCCCCGCCGGGGAGGCTTTTCCAGGCCGGCCCGGCCAGCCCGCCCTGCATACGCATCTTGGCTGTGTGCGCTCAGCAGGACGTGGGAGACTCCGGCTTCAAGGTCGGTGAGTCTGTGAAACTCTGCTTTATTCCTCCAAAGAGGGGTCATGGCTAGAGCCAGTGTGAAGGGCCTTGGAGGAGTGGTTGCAGGGCTGTGGGCCGGGACCCCGTTAGGACGCTGACTGGGAGGAGGCAATGGCGACTCGCTAAAGCCAGCAGAGCTCCCGCCCTTGGCCGAAGCGCCCCCTCCTCCCTGCACACAGGTGGGGGCAGCTCAGCACCAGGAGCGGAACAAATCAGCACGCTGCCTGCAGGGCCTCTTTTTGGTAGTGAATCAGGAATTTTtcttgatggaaaaaaaaaatctaaaggctGTATTTTGACACTAAGTTTGGGACAACTTCAAACTTCAAATATCTTTCCCTTGTAATTCAGAGTCTAATCCACTCATTTCTGGGAATGTTTTTCCCCAGCAGTCTCAGTCTCAAAAGACGTGTAAATCAGTGACTTGGGATGAACTaactagaaaattaaatttttgagAAGCTATTTACTAATAAGCCCAATAGCCAGGCCCACTTTAAACTGGCAAATAGTATTGCTAGAGATTCAGTTTTGCTGTCACTAATACTAACACATTGATAATGAGACAAGTAACCGTCTCCCCTCCCTGCCATCCTTACCTTTCCCACCGGaggttaattaaaaaaacaacaacaacaaaaacctgtgGAATTGGCCCCATGTGTTTCACCTGGGCAGAGGCCTGTTCTTCGCTAGCTTGGTTGCTTGGTTGTCCCGGGGTTAAAATCAATCCTGTTCTTGCCCCTGGAGTGGTCTGCCTTCAAATGCTCTCCTCCGAATATGAGGAAGAGTGACATTTGACAAACAGACCAAAACCTTTAGGTCTCCTCAGTGCTGCCCTTTAGACCTTCCAGAAAGTGTTGCCAGGCTCGTGACCCCTCACAGTGTCAGCTGAGTCAAGTGAGGGGCAGTTAGCGGCCCTCAGGACAAGGTTACGCTAGGTACACCAGTGTGCTGTTTCCAGAAGGGCTGCTTTTCCTGTCTACGGCTCTCACATTTTCTCTGTTCTGAACTCGTGTCCTTGGTCTGTTCTCTCTGTGCTCTCATGGAGGCGAGCATGGCCACAGCATGTGGCCAGAGACTTCCTGACAGGCAGGCTCTTCCGGGAGGCTCTTGGCCTTGTTTGGCAGTGTGAGCACTTCACTTCCTCTGCATCGATAGGCACCTTTTCCAAAGACCCCAGACTTTGGAGTTAATCACACCTGTGGGTTAAGGCACTGTCACAGCAAAGCACAGGAGTGCCACATGCACCCCATGGACTCTGCCAGCCTCATGACCAAGTCACATCATTAGGAAATGGGCCATAGGCAGGTCAGTTTTCCTAAGGAAAACTGTGGGTTGGGTCAGGGGGAGTGCCATACAGAATGGGGAGTCCTGGGGTTTCAGACACAGGAGGGGGACTGACTTTGCCCCTAGCTCAGAGGCCCTGGGCCTCCATCTCTGCCATAGCCTACAGCAGGCTCCATGTGTCTTCCCAAAGGAAGCCGCATAGAGCCTGTGTCAAGCATTCTGGGAGCTCCTGCCCACAGAGCCAGGAATCCAGCAGCAACCCATGCTGAAGGTGACTGCTGGAGGTCACACCCTTCCTGGGAAGCCTCAGAGACTCCCTCCCTTGGGCGGGGAAGAAGGCAGcccacttcttcacagcacttcAAAGGACTAGATGGCTCCTAGCTTCCTGTTTTCTTGAAAACAATTTACCCTTGAGGGACAAGTCTGGTAACGGTCCCATGCCTTCATCACGGAGGCCTAGGAAAGGCCTCTGTTTTACAGAGTAGGATTCTAAATATCTCCTGCCTAGGACTGTCTATTTGCTGAGTAGAACAGTAATGCCAAGAGTGCCCGTTAAGGTTGGCTGCATACCGAGTGGTTGTGAGGTAACGCAAACCCTTTGCTGTCTTAGAACTGGGAGGAGACAGGCATTTTCTGCTGGCCTAGGAGCCTGGCATCGTGAGAATTTGTTCAGAGTGTTCTGTGGAGCTGGTCCAAGCCCAAGGACGTCCTCTGTTTTGGGGTGGCTCTCTGGATGGAAAGCTGACACGTGGTCCTCCTCCTGCCCTTCCACCTGCCCTCTGGCTGAGGAGTTCAGACACACGGACTCTGTGAATGGCTGGACCAGAAATAAGTCTGAGTCAGCAGAAAGGCAGACATGGTCCATCCGGGATGCCCAGGAAGAGCAGGGGGCTTGGGCTGGAGGCAGTGACAGAACCCAAGGCCTCCCCTTCACATTCTAGGATGTCACAGAACCAGAGAAGACCATTAAGACCAGGATCTGAACTCCCAGTATACTTGCCTGGGACCAAGAAATGTACAGCTTGTGGCCACTTAACAAAAGGGCTTGATGCGGCTTCCTTGTTTTTTTAATGGGGAGGGCAGTGTAGGAACAAACAGAATATTATTGCTTTTGGCTCTGTCTGGCTGTGCTCTTGCACCTCCCCATCGCCCCAAATCTCCCTGGCTTGGAGCCCAGGTATTCTGCCAATTTTAACCTAGATGCTGTAAGCAGTGTTTTTCAATTCGGGAGTCATCGCGGTGTTCCAggttagggaaactgaggcagaaggctTCTATGGGGTGAGAGCTGGAGACCACCTTTCTCCTCACAGTGGCACAACATCCCTAGCAAGGCCTGGCAGGCACATTGAGCACTAGGGTCAGAGTGGGGCGGGCAGAGATATCCCTGGCATCTGGGTTACTTCAGCGGGAGCCTGAGGACAGGGAAAGAGAACAAGTTTATAATCTGCAACTCTAGGAGGAGTCATATGCCCTGAGGTGACAATCCTGTGACTAGGAGCCGCTGTGGTAAATACACTTCTACGGTCTTGGGGGTTTGACCGAGCAGAATGATCTGTGGCACCACAGCTTTTAAGCCCCAAGGGTGGTTTCCCTCCAATTTCTGGTCAGTGAAGGGCTGTATGTGAGGTGCTGTGGTCTGCAAGGAAGCTGAATCCAGCGCTAAAGacaaacctgggttcaaatcccagctctactagTGTGCTGGCACTGAAACCTGGGGCAGGTCGCTtctcttgagcctcagtttccccatgcaCAAAATAAAGCATACTtggcaggattgttacatagacTGATTGTGTTTGTAAGGTCCCTTGCATAATGCATGGCTCATGATAGGCGCTCATAAATGTTAGttcaaaaagaagacagaaggtTTGACTCAGTCGGTGTATAGGGTTGGAAAGGATATTCTAGGTAAAAGAAAACACTCAAGCAAAGGCTCAGAGGTGGCAAAGTCAAGGACCTGTTCAGTGATGCCAGGAAGTCATTGGAGACACTGTTGGAGGGGTAGAGTCTGGAAGAACTGGGGAGCCCAATTGGTTAAATCAATTTTGTGAACCCCAATGTTGGTTTTCAGAGGATGATCAGTAGATCTGAAAGTATGTGATAGACACCTTTGAAGTCTTGTCTGCAGagatagaaaatacaaattaaatgaagccagctgtggtggctcacacctctaatcccagcaatttgggaggctgaggcaggtggatcacttgaggtcaggagttcgagaccagcctggccaacatggcaaaatcccatctctactaaaagtacaatattagccacatgtggtggtgggcgcctgtaatcccagctacttgggaggctgaggcaggagaattgcttgaacccgggaggtgctgactgcagtgagccaagatcgcaccactgcactccagcctgggcgacagggcgagactctgtctcaaattaaatgAAACACTCAAATGCTAAAAATGTTAGCTAAAATCAAAAGGCATTCAGAAAAGGGGCAGGCCGAGTGCTGGCTGGAATAATCAGGTGTGGCTTTGGGGAGGGAGTGATGATGATCCGATAGCCTTAGGGTCATCAGAGGAAGGGACTCATTTAATCGGTGCCTGCTGCAGCCTGTCCCATCATCTTCACATCTCcccatagggagacctcatcatGCCCATGATGGGGAGGAGCTGCTGAGGCTCAGGTGGGTACCAAGCAGGGTTCCTGCACCTAGTGGGGCTTGGTAACATCCTGTAATCAGGGAGCTTTTTCTCACTATACATGTGAGGGCCCCACTCTTGGAGAGGCTCATTCAAAAGGGTGGAGCCTAGAAATCCAAAATTTTAACACacatcaaatttttcttttttaggtttttacttttttatcatAAAGGTAACACATGCTTATTTTTACAAGTGATACAATAGAGTTCCATTAAGAGAAAATTAATCTGCCTTCTCCAAGTCTGTTACTCCGAAGCAACCCTTTTAGCAGTTTGATGAATATCCTTCAATACTTTTATGttcatacaaatatataaa comes from Symphalangus syndactylus isolate Jambi chromosome 11, NHGRI_mSymSyn1-v2.1_pri, whole genome shotgun sequence and encodes:
- the LOC134731740 gene encoding uncharacterized protein isoform X2, translated to MQHFTRLLHRSCLSIPTEQLHMNIFISPPSVGPCWLIQLPSQHMVSSSVRGPHFQYWQPFTESVCLNSSARGQVEGQEEDHVSAFHPESHPKTEDVLGLGPAPQNTLNKFSRCQAPRPAENACLLPVLRQQRVCVTSQPLGVPALGSW